The following nucleotide sequence is from Prosthecodimorpha staleyi.
GGGCGACGGCATTGAGCGGGGCCGCCTTCTCGATCCGCTGCAGCGCCGCGCCGACCGCCTGCTCGGCCGTCGTCCGGCCCGCCGCGATCTCGGCGGCGAGATCGACCGTGGTCTGCCGACGCTCGTCGGCCCCGGCCGCCGAAGCGGACCCGGCGACGAGCGCCAGCGCGAATATGCGGCGATGGAATCCTGACATCACGGAAATGCCCTCCTCTGGACCGATCCGGCCATTGGAGCGCTGCCGCATCCACCCCGCCATCCTCAAGAATGAGGAGGGCCGGCGGATCAGGGCGAGGCGGCCAGTTCGGAGACCGACCGCCCGGGCCGGCCGCTTCGGCGTTCCGACGCCGCGCCCTGGGGACGGCTTGAGGACAACTGCAATCCGGCCTGTGGATAAACTCTGGACAACCGGTCCCGCCCCACCCCGCAGGGAAATTCCCGGGACTTCAGAAAAGCACGATCTTCCGACTTTCCCGAAGGGGAAAAGGAACAGCCGCCGCGGCGAATGACCGAGCCGGCGATCCGCTGCCACCGCCTGTGGACGGCGTGTGGAAAACAGCGACCGCGGTTGTGGACAAACCCTGGAAACCGGTCCCGCCCCGGCCCCAGCGATCCTCAATGCGAACGACAGACCGCCGCCGTCTCCCCGATCGGGAGACGGACAAGGCAGGGCGGGATCGGAGGCAATGGGCGTGGCCGGCAGGCCGCGCCGCTCACTTCGGGCAGCGTGCCGACGTTTCCGTGACCGTGCGGATCCAGGCGTCGGGCAGTTCGGTCAAAGTGGCGATGTCGGGATCCTTGACGGTCTTCAGGAAGCGCTCGGCGGCGCAGGTGCAGGAATCGACCAGCTTGCCCTTGTCGACGCCCTCGCGCCCGTTCAATCCATAGATGCAGTAGTCGGCGAGAGACCGGCGGACCAGATCGCGGGTGACGGGCTTCTCGGGGATGCCCTCGGCGATCGCGGGCGCGAGGGGCGCAAGGAGCAGGACGGCGGCGACGGCGAAACGGCTGCAGGCGGCGAGACGGGACGACATGCACGGACTCCGGCAACGGCCACACCCCCCGCGGGCCGCATCATGGAAACAGTTTCGCCGCGCCAGTCTCCGCAGCCGATGACATGAGCGGGGCCGGACGAGGTCGAATTCGGCGATCGATCGCCTGACGGACCGACACAATCGGCTACAGGCCGGCTCCGTCTAATCCAAGCATGCGCCATCCCTCAAGGGGCCGGCGGCGATTTCTGCGACGTAGCGTCATAGCGCGACCTTTCTGCCGCCATTTCCGCCTGCCAGCTTTTCAGCAAGACGGAACGCCGGGCCGGGTAGCGCAGGTCGAGTTCGGTCATCCGTTCGATGCGGTCGGCGCGGAAGTGCCGGAACCCCTGGCGCAACTCGCACCACGCGACGACCATCCGTGACGCCTCCATGTAGCCGACCGCGATCGGCCAGATGATGCGCTCGGAGGGACGGTCCTGGAGATCGCGATAGGCGATCTCGAGCTTGCGCCCCGCGCGCAGGGCGCGACGCACGACGGCGAGGTCGATCCGGTCGTGCAGCGGCTCGCGATAGTTCGGCGCGAACACCGACGCGTCCGCGAAGACCGGCTTCAGGGCCGGGGGCAGGACGGCGAGGATCTTCGCGGTCGCGTCCTCGGCGGCGCGGACCAGGCCCGGATCGCCGCGCTCGCGCACGAAGCGGGCGCCGAGCATCAGGGCTTCCAGTTCGTCGGCGGTGAACATCAGGGGCGGCAGGTCGAAGCCCGGATCGAGCACATAGCCGATGCCGGCCTCGCCGCGCACGGGAACGCCGGTCGCCTGCAGGTCGATCACGTCGCGATAGACGGTGCGCACCGAGACGGTGAATTCGCGCGCGATGGCGTCCGCCGTCACCGGGTGGCGGTGCCGGCGCAGCATCTGCACCATGGCGAGGAGGCGTTCGGTGCGGTTCATGGCCGATGCGGGGCCTTCAGGCTGCGCGAATCCAGACCTTGTTGTCGTGGAAGGCGGCGCCGCCGAAGGGGGCGACCGGATCGGCGCCGGTCAGGGTGTTGATCCCCTCCCCGCCTTCGAAGGCGGCGTTGGGCTGGATGCCCTCGGTCACCAGGACGCCCTGTTGCACGCCATCGAAGAGCTTGAGCGCGAGCACGACCTCGCCGCGCGGATTGCCGAGGCGGACGCGGGCGCCGGCGGCAAGGCCGAGCCGGGCCGCGTCGTCGGGATGCATCAGCACGGCCGGGGCGCCCTCGCGCTTCCGGCCCGAGGGGGTCTCGGCGAAGGTCGAGTTCAAATAGCTGCGCGCCGGCGGCGTCACCAGGCGGAACGGATGGGCTTCGTCGGCCGCCTCGATCACGGCCCAGTGGTCGGGCAGCGCCGGCAGGTCGCCATACGGCCCCATCGGCCCGTCGTTCGGCGCCTTGACGCGCGTCCAGTCCGGCTTGAAGCGGAACTTGCCGTCCGGATGGCCGAAACCGTCGAGATAGTGAGCGCGCTCGAAGGCCGGCTGGCAGTCGATGAAGCGCTTCTCCTCCAGTTCGGCCAGCGTGCCCCAGCCGGAATGACGGAGCAGCCAGTCGATATGCTCGCGCGGGCTCATGCGGAAGCCGCGATGCTCGAAGCCGAGCCGGCGGGCCAGTTCGACATGGACGAAGTGGTTCTCGCGCGCCTCGCCGGGTGCCTCGACCAGCTTCGGGCCGAGCAGGATGAACTGGTGGCCGCCGCCGCGGTAGATGTCGTCATGCTCCAGGAACATGGTCGCCGGCAGGACCACGTCGGCCATGCGGGCGGTATCGGTCATGAACTGCTCGTGGACGGCGACGAACAGATCCTCGCGCGCGAAGCCCTGGCGGACCAGGCGCTGCTCGGGGGCGACATTCACCGGGTTGGTGTTCTGGACCAGCATGGCGGTGACCGGCGGGCCGCCGCGCAGGGCCTGCGGATCGCCGGTCAGGATGGCGCCGATGCGCGACTGATCGAGATTGCGGATCGAGCGGTCCTTGATGTCGGCGCCCTCGATCAGCGTCTTGTCGAGCTGGTAGATGGCGCCGTTGTTGTGGAAGGCGCCGCCGCCTTCGTATTGCCAGAGCCCCGCCACGGTGGCGATCGAGGCGGCGGCATGCATGGCGACGACGCCGTTGCGCTGCCGGGCGAAGCCATAGCCGAGGCGCAGGAAGGTGCGCTTGGTGGTGCCGATGGCATGCGCGAAGGCCTCGATCTCGGCGACCGAAAGCCCCGTGATGGCGGCGGCCCATTCCGGCGTGCGGGTGGCGAGATGGGCCTCCAACTCGGCCGGCACGTCGGAATACCGGGCTAGATAGGCGCGATCGGCGAGATTGTCGCGGAACAGGACGTGCATCACCGCGCAGGCGAGCGCGCCGTCGGTGCCGGGGCGGAGGAGCAGCGCCATGTCGGCCTGCTCCATGGTCGCGTTGCGGTAGACGTCGACGACCGCGATCTTGGCGCCGCGCTCCTTGCGGGCCCGGATGGCGTGGGTCATCACGTTGACCTGGGTGGCGACCGCATTGGTGCCCCAGATGACCACGAAATCGGACTTCGCCATCTCGCGCGGGTCGGGCCCGGCGAGCCGCCCGGTGCCGGCGATGTAGCCGGTCCAGGCCATGTTGGTGCAGATGGTATCGAACTGGTTGGAATAGCGCCCGGCATGGCGCAGCCGGTGGATGCCGTCGCGCTGCACCAGGCCCATCGTGCCGGCATAATAGTAGGGCCAGACCGCCTCGGAGCCGTGCTGCGCGGTCGCCGCCACGAAGGCCTCTGCGATCCGGTCGAGCGCCTCGTCCCAGCTGGCGGTCCGGAACTGGCCCGAGCCCTTCGGGCCGGTGCGGACGAGCGGCGTGGTCAGCCGGTCGGGATGGTGGATGCGCTCGGCATAGCGGGCGACCTTGGCGCAGATGACGCCGGCCGTGTAGTCCATGTCCTCGGAGCCGCGCACGCGCCCGATGGTGCGCTCGTCGATCAACTCGACATCGAGCGCGCAGGTCGACGGGCAATCATGCGGACAGGCCGAGTGGCCGATGCGGACGGGGACGGGACGGTTCATGACGCCTCCGGTCGGATGAGCCCGCCAGTCTAGGCGATGGCTCCGCCGCATCAACCGGCAATGTTCCGCCGCAACCGCAACCCTGCCCGACCGCGCGCACGGACCGTCAGACGGCCGGCCCGAAAGCCCGCCGTCTCAGTCCGTGCCGCCCGGCTCGTCCTCGTCTTGGCTGCCGACCAGGAGGCGGCGCGGCGGCAGGGTCGGGCCCTCCTGGCGGATCGCGACCGGCGGGGGCTCGGCCGGCGGCAGGGCGGCGCGGCGATAGAGATCGGCCAGCACCGGCTTCAGTTCGGCTGCCAGATCCTCGGCGATCAGCCCCGGCCCGGCCCGGCGCCCGCATTCGCCATGCAGCCAGACCGCGGCCGCGGCGGCCTCGTAGCCGGGCAGTCCGCGCGCCAGCAGGCCGCCCGCGATCCCGGCGAGCACGTCGCCGGACCCGGCGGTAGCCAGATCCGGCGGCGCATTGTCGTTGATCGCGGCCCGGCCGTCGGGTGCCGCCACCACCGTATCGGTGCCCTTGAGGACGACGATCGCGCCCGACCGGCGCGCCGCGGCCACGGCCCGTTCGGTCTTCGGCCGGTCGCCGACCGCCCGTTCGGCGAGATCGGGGAAGAGCCGCGCGAACTCGCCCTCATGCGGCGTCAGGATGACCGGTGCGGGTCGCCCGCGGACGCGGTCGAACAGGGTCTCGGGAGCGTCGGCGAAACTGGTCAGCGCGTCGGCATCGAGCACCAGCCCGGCGCGGCCGGCGAGCGCGGCTGCGACCAGAGCCCGCGTCCCCTCCCCGACCCCGGCGGCCGGACCGAGCACCACGGCATTGCGCCGCGGATCGGCCAGAAGCGCGGCGAAGCCGGCCGCATCGGCGAAGGCCTCGATCATCACGGCGGTCAGGTGCGTGGCGGCGATGGCCGCAGCCGCCTCCGGGGCGACCAGCGTCACCAGTCCCGCCCCCGCCCTGAGCGCCGCCTCCGCGGACAGCCGTGCCGCCCCGGTCCGCAGCGCCGGGCCGCTCAGCACCAGCGCATGGCCGCGCGAATATTTGTGATCGCCGAGCCGCGGCGCCGGCAACCGGTCGAGCCAGAGCGCCGGGCAATTCTGGCGGAGCGCCGGGCCGATCTCGCGCAGCGTCCAGTCCGGAATGCCGATATCGGCCGTGATCACCGTGCCGCAATGGGCCCGGCCCGGCATCAGTAGGTGGCCCGGCTTGCGGCGGAAGAAGGTGACGGTGGTCTGGGCGTGGAGCGCCGCGCCGCAGACCGCGCCCGTCCGACCGTCGATGCCCGACGGCAGGTCGACCGCCACGACCGGCCTGCCCGACCGGTCGACCGCCTCGACCACGCGGCGCGCCTCGCCCTCGAGCGTCCGCGCCAGGCCGGCCCCGAACAGCGCATCGACGACGACGCCGGCCTGCGCCAGCATGGGAACCACTCCATCCCCGTCGAGCGGTTCCGTCGCGCCGCGCCAGGCCGCGGCCGCCAGGGCGGCATCGCCGGAAAGACGCGAACGATCGCCGAGCAGGGCGAGCCGGACGGCATAGCCGCGCTCGGCCAGGATGCGCGCCGCCACGAAGCCGTCGCCGCCATTGTTGCCCGGACCGCACAGAACCAGCACGCGCGTGCCGAGCACATGCCGGAACGCGGTCGCATCCGCGACGGCACGGCCGGCCCGCTCCATCAGCCGGATGCCGGGCGT
It contains:
- a CDS encoding helix-turn-helix transcriptional regulator — its product is MNRTERLLAMVQMLRRHRHPVTADAIAREFTVSVRTVYRDVIDLQATGVPVRGEAGIGYVLDPGFDLPPLMFTADELEALMLGARFVRERGDPGLVRAAEDATAKILAVLPPALKPVFADASVFAPNYREPLHDRIDLAVVRRALRAGRKLEIAYRDLQDRPSERIIWPIAVGYMEASRMVVAWCELRQGFRHFRADRIERMTELDLRYPARRSVLLKSWQAEMAAERSRYDATSQKSPPAP
- a CDS encoding molybdopterin-dependent oxidoreductase, which produces MNRPVPVRIGHSACPHDCPSTCALDVELIDERTIGRVRGSEDMDYTAGVICAKVARYAERIHHPDRLTTPLVRTGPKGSGQFRTASWDEALDRIAEAFVAATAQHGSEAVWPYYYAGTMGLVQRDGIHRLRHAGRYSNQFDTICTNMAWTGYIAGTGRLAGPDPREMAKSDFVVIWGTNAVATQVNVMTHAIRARKERGAKIAVVDVYRNATMEQADMALLLRPGTDGALACAVMHVLFRDNLADRAYLARYSDVPAELEAHLATRTPEWAAAITGLSVAEIEAFAHAIGTTKRTFLRLGYGFARQRNGVVAMHAAASIATVAGLWQYEGGGAFHNNGAIYQLDKTLIEGADIKDRSIRNLDQSRIGAILTGDPQALRGGPPVTAMLVQNTNPVNVAPEQRLVRQGFAREDLFVAVHEQFMTDTARMADVVLPATMFLEHDDIYRGGGHQFILLGPKLVEAPGEARENHFVHVELARRLGFEHRGFRMSPREHIDWLLRHSGWGTLAELEEKRFIDCQPAFERAHYLDGFGHPDGKFRFKPDWTRVKAPNDGPMGPYGDLPALPDHWAVIEAADEAHPFRLVTPPARSYLNSTFAETPSGRKREGAPAVLMHPDDAARLGLAAGARVRLGNPRGEVVLALKLFDGVQQGVLVTEGIQPNAAFEGGEGINTLTGADPVAPFGGAAFHDNKVWIRAA
- a CDS encoding NAD(P)H-hydrate dehydratase, with translation MNELLTPAEMSRADRLTIDAGTPGIRLMERAGRAVADATAFRHVLGTRVLVLCGPGNNGGDGFVAARILAERGYAVRLALLGDRSRLSGDAALAAAAWRGATEPLDGDGVVPMLAQAGVVVDALFGAGLARTLEGEARRVVEAVDRSGRPVVAVDLPSGIDGRTGAVCGAALHAQTTVTFFRRKPGHLLMPGRAHCGTVITADIGIPDWTLREIGPALRQNCPALWLDRLPAPRLGDHKYSRGHALVLSGPALRTGAARLSAEAALRAGAGLVTLVAPEAAAAIAATHLTAVMIEAFADAAGFAALLADPRRNAVVLGPAAGVGEGTRALVAAALAGRAGLVLDADALTSFADAPETLFDRVRGRPAPVILTPHEGEFARLFPDLAERAVGDRPKTERAVAAARRSGAIVVLKGTDTVVAAPDGRAAINDNAPPDLATAGSGDVLAGIAGGLLARGLPGYEAAAAAVWLHGECGRRAGPGLIAEDLAAELKPVLADLYRRAALPPAEPPPVAIRQEGPTLPPRRLLVGSQDEDEPGGTD